In Pedosphaera parvula Ellin514, the following proteins share a genomic window:
- a CDS encoding alpha/beta fold hydrolase, translating to MEDSSFPMLCGSPWAPFEQMDQWRRWHGRWLERCGGGPCESPSHVLLRKPVLTLRAYTQPEDAKLAVLIVPAPIKRSYIWDLAPDVSVIQQLIRSNLSVYLAQWEEPGVGEQDYGLAEYGHQLILACLQAIEGEIGSHPVFLVGHSLGGTLAAIFCALHPERVAGLVLLGAPLHFGPGVDCLSSMVANLPQAIALPRRAGNVPGSVLDVASLLAAPGAFLYSRWLDGLASLPEPQRRRTHLRVERWTDDELPLARRFFAEIVELLYREDRFLRGTLEIAGKWAKPTSVTMPLLNVAERQSAVAPPASMHPFYQAVGSRRKRWLWYEGDVGVCLQHVGMLVGRTAHRTLWPAIVRWIQEQE from the coding sequence ATGGAAGATTCATCCTTTCCCATGCTGTGCGGATCGCCCTGGGCTCCTTTCGAGCAGATGGACCAATGGCGTCGATGGCATGGTCGCTGGCTCGAGCGTTGTGGAGGAGGCCCCTGCGAGAGCCCGTCGCATGTGCTCTTGCGCAAGCCCGTATTGACGCTACGCGCCTATACCCAACCTGAAGACGCAAAGCTCGCCGTCCTGATTGTGCCAGCCCCCATCAAACGGTCCTATATTTGGGATCTGGCCCCTGACGTCAGCGTTATCCAACAATTGATACGCAGCAATCTGTCTGTTTATTTGGCCCAGTGGGAGGAACCTGGAGTTGGCGAGCAAGACTACGGCCTGGCTGAGTATGGTCATCAACTAATCCTCGCATGCCTGCAGGCCATCGAGGGAGAAATCGGGTCGCATCCGGTTTTCCTGGTTGGCCATTCCCTGGGCGGTACCTTGGCGGCTATTTTTTGCGCGCTGCACCCCGAACGGGTTGCCGGTCTGGTGTTGCTGGGGGCACCGCTGCACTTTGGTCCCGGGGTGGACTGCCTCAGTTCCATGGTGGCCAACCTCCCGCAGGCAATTGCTTTACCCCGGCGTGCCGGCAACGTGCCTGGTTCCGTGCTGGATGTCGCCAGTCTGCTGGCTGCTCCGGGCGCTTTTTTGTATTCCCGGTGGCTGGATGGGCTGGCCAGTCTGCCGGAGCCGCAACGCCGCCGCACTCATCTCCGCGTGGAACGTTGGACCGATGATGAGTTGCCCCTGGCGCGGCGGTTCTTTGCAGAAATTGTTGAGCTGCTCTACAGGGAGGACCGTTTCCTGCGTGGCACATTGGAAATCGCGGGAAAATGGGCGAAGCCAACCTCCGTCACCATGCCGCTCCTGAACGTGGCCGAGCGGCAATCGGCGGTGGCTCCGCCGGCCAGCATGCACCCGTTTTATCAGGCCGTTGGCAGTCGGCGGAAACGCTGGCTCTGGTACGAGGGAGATGTGGGTGTGTGCCTGCAGCACGTAGGCATGTTGGTGGGCAGAACAGCGCATCGGACGTTATGGCCCGCAATAGTGCGCTGGATACAGGAGCAAGAATAG
- a CDS encoding alkaline phosphatase family protein has translation MTFLRGFGMSYHLSKNVSWLVLLCVLAFQILPTACGAAPPRRLILLVDGVSYRDMQALQEGVTYKDIHGRQFHRQGFDHGYFPVSRMVGTFPSISDPSWSEILANQPPPGYQRTYFDAIRNSEISLNGVITSEDYEKQMTWQMDGGLGRFLSYIAPQRAFQYELNAMVEDFLQTHDGPTNYYALIHSTDSAQHLYGDIFAMLCALDAKLQQLRDVYRLREGRELEILLLSDHGNNHATDGNRVAVRRFLNKAGYRITTSIRNSKDVVLPTAGIESWVEIHNSPGETETLVQLLSHLKGVDVVTARIPDQTNRFLIMNSKAERATIDWNPARSSFRYSTEIGDPIGYRPVIEALAKRNALDSDGFATADAWMTETLAHRYPLALERIVHGHTQAVLNPASIIVSLKNGYVHDGWLIQRGVALTTSGGTHGALDDLNSNGILLSSFAPTQDTSSSRVAALFDGFKERRDPRGENGVEWIPANTVATTTNSSELPTPNCKLLPSKEVCLRVWTSAFANIDSNAPLEITIEKIQPVQIRRGDYEPGNRFERHLTITRPLSSARSTSCESDYAFPENLSLRPRTTYRISGQISDGTKKIPLFNFTFRTDNRGQPMITGSRG, from the coding sequence ATGACTTTCCTTCGGGGCTTCGGAATGTCGTATCACCTGAGCAAAAACGTGAGCTGGCTCGTCCTGCTTTGCGTGTTGGCTTTTCAGATACTTCCCACAGCCTGCGGGGCCGCGCCGCCCAGGCGATTGATCCTGCTGGTGGACGGAGTTTCTTATCGCGACATGCAAGCGTTGCAGGAAGGCGTCACTTACAAAGATATTCACGGTCGCCAGTTCCATCGACAAGGCTTTGATCATGGTTACTTCCCGGTCAGTCGCATGGTCGGGACGTTTCCCTCCATCAGCGATCCCTCCTGGAGCGAGATTCTGGCGAACCAACCGCCGCCCGGTTATCAACGCACTTATTTCGATGCGATCCGAAACTCCGAAATCTCCCTCAACGGCGTAATCACCTCGGAGGATTACGAAAAACAGATGACCTGGCAAATGGACGGCGGTCTCGGCCGGTTCCTGAGCTACATCGCTCCGCAACGCGCATTTCAATACGAGTTGAACGCCATGGTTGAAGACTTTCTTCAAACGCATGACGGCCCGACCAACTACTACGCCCTGATTCATTCGACCGACAGCGCGCAACACTTATACGGCGATATCTTCGCCATGCTCTGCGCGCTCGATGCAAAACTCCAGCAACTGCGCGATGTTTATCGGTTACGCGAAGGACGGGAACTCGAAATACTGCTACTGTCCGATCACGGAAATAATCACGCCACCGACGGCAACCGCGTCGCCGTCCGGCGCTTCTTGAACAAGGCCGGCTACCGAATCACGACCTCCATCAGGAACTCAAAAGACGTTGTCCTGCCAACCGCGGGGATCGAGTCCTGGGTGGAAATCCATAATTCACCAGGCGAAACTGAAACACTCGTCCAATTGCTCTCGCATCTGAAAGGCGTCGATGTTGTGACGGCTCGCATCCCCGATCAGACCAACCGCTTTCTCATCATGAATTCGAAAGCCGAAAGGGCTACCATCGACTGGAATCCCGCCCGCAGCTCGTTTCGCTATTCAACCGAGATCGGTGACCCAATCGGTTACCGGCCAGTGATCGAAGCCCTTGCAAAAAGGAATGCCCTCGACTCCGACGGCTTTGCCACAGCCGATGCCTGGATGACTGAGACCCTCGCCCATCGCTATCCGCTGGCACTGGAGCGAATTGTCCACGGTCACACACAAGCGGTGCTCAACCCGGCCTCAATCATTGTCAGTCTGAAAAACGGCTACGTTCACGACGGATGGCTCATCCAACGAGGCGTCGCCCTGACAACCTCGGGCGGCACTCATGGCGCCCTCGATGACCTCAACTCAAACGGAATTCTGCTGAGCAGTTTTGCGCCAACTCAGGACACGTCATCCAGCCGGGTGGCTGCGCTCTTTGACGGGTTTAAAGAACGGCGAGATCCTCGTGGGGAAAACGGTGTCGAATGGATTCCCGCAAATACTGTTGCGACGACGACAAACTCGTCGGAGCTACCGACCCCGAATTGCAAGCTGCTTCCAAGCAAGGAAGTTTGCCTGCGAGTTTGGACGTCCGCTTTTGCCAACATCGATAGCAATGCTCCACTCGAGATCACAATTGAGAAAATCCAGCCCGTGCAAATTCGCCGGGGAGATTACGAACCCGGCAATCGCTTCGAACGGCATCTGACGATCACTCGCCCACTCTCCAGTGCCAGGAGCACCTCCTGCGAAAGCGATTACGCCTTCCCTGAGAACCTGAGCCTGCGCCCAAGAACAACTTATCGCATTTCAGGGCAAATATCCGACGGGACTAAAAAAATCCCTCTTTTCAATTTCACGTTCCGTACCGACAACCGAGGCCAACCGATGATCACGGGAAGCAGAGGATGA
- a CDS encoding DUF1501 domain-containing protein has translation MQHFHVLTRRGFLDRSFKIGLGVALSTLTDIPLVVKRALAEGNIGLNGKKLIFIFLRGANDGLNAVIPAQDPAYIYNRPNIGIPLDSSSYTQSGPCGFSTTGTANPTFSAADTALNLGNQFAALHPSLRFLAPVYNAGDLALIHRVAYPNQNRSHFDSQNFWESAAPNNNLVKDGIFYRAMVQSGLASSAPLTGVSIQSALPFSLRGSAAAMTNLTDPTRYNLLGVPNTTQGNYKADKAIYASDQFSFPDKLDRDLLNLQYKNMTDTLAIFAGIDFSETGNTFVDNTSGGTDGDAPYYLFPTQNQKNGGAYMNGRTNDTTKYVVDTSAYSLFLNLKAAALILNKTDAIVAGTEYGSFDLHQTQGGVVGSHAKLLKTIGWAMYALQNYFTTYGRGNNAPSSSAKVNWNDVVVVTLSEFGRTTIQNGSAGTDHAEAGVMFVAGGGVKGYNKGNPSGVFGCSPTDSFNGISNLGWAPATSASAQNGSMFGASGRYLKRAVDYRSILGKLIRDHLGATQNQLNQIIPGYAVAGERLLSGGTSSIDGVPIFGELPII, from the coding sequence ATGCAACACTTCCACGTCCTCACCCGTCGCGGTTTTCTGGATCGCTCCTTTAAGATCGGTCTTGGCGTAGCCCTTTCAACCCTGACCGACATTCCGCTGGTCGTAAAGCGCGCCCTGGCCGAAGGCAACATCGGTCTGAACGGTAAAAAACTTATTTTTATCTTCCTGCGCGGCGCCAATGACGGATTGAACGCCGTGATTCCAGCCCAGGACCCGGCCTATATCTACAATCGCCCTAACATCGGAATTCCTTTGGATAGCAGCAGCTATACCCAATCCGGTCCCTGTGGTTTTTCCACAACCGGCACCGCCAATCCCACGTTCTCCGCTGCTGACACCGCCCTCAATCTGGGCAACCAGTTTGCCGCGCTGCATCCTTCCCTGAGATTTTTGGCGCCCGTTTATAATGCTGGCGATCTGGCACTGATACATCGCGTGGCATACCCAAATCAAAATCGCTCCCACTTCGATTCTCAAAACTTTTGGGAAAGCGCCGCCCCCAACAACAATCTGGTGAAAGACGGTATTTTTTATCGCGCCATGGTTCAATCCGGCCTGGCCAGTAGCGCCCCCTTGACCGGTGTCTCGATTCAATCTGCCCTGCCCTTCTCCCTCAGAGGCAGCGCTGCGGCGATGACCAATCTGACCGATCCCACGCGTTATAATTTGCTGGGCGTTCCCAATACCACTCAAGGAAACTACAAAGCCGACAAGGCCATCTACGCGTCCGATCAATTTTCCTTCCCGGACAAACTCGATCGCGACTTGTTGAACCTGCAATACAAAAACATGACCGATACCCTGGCCATTTTTGCAGGCATTGATTTCTCGGAAACCGGAAACACTTTTGTGGACAATACTTCAGGAGGCACGGATGGTGATGCCCCCTATTATCTATTCCCCACGCAAAACCAGAAAAACGGCGGAGCCTACATGAATGGCAGGACCAACGACACCACCAAGTATGTCGTGGATACCAGCGCCTATTCACTTTTCCTGAACTTAAAAGCCGCAGCGCTGATTCTGAACAAGACGGATGCCATCGTCGCCGGCACTGAATACGGCAGTTTCGACTTGCACCAAACCCAGGGCGGAGTGGTTGGTTCCCACGCCAAACTATTGAAAACTATTGGCTGGGCCATGTATGCCTTGCAAAATTATTTCACGACTTACGGTCGTGGAAACAACGCTCCTTCAAGCTCGGCCAAGGTAAACTGGAACGACGTTGTCGTCGTGACTCTCTCTGAATTCGGCCGCACCACCATCCAAAATGGCTCCGCCGGTACAGACCATGCCGAAGCTGGTGTCATGTTCGTTGCTGGTGGCGGTGTCAAAGGCTACAACAAAGGCAACCCCTCCGGAGTGTTCGGCTGCAGCCCGACCGATTCCTTTAACGGCATCAGTAATCTCGGCTGGGCTCCGGCCACTTCTGCCAGTGCTCAAAACGGTTCGATGTTCGGTGCCAGCGGACGTTACCTCAAGCGGGCAGTGGATTACCGATCCATACTGGGTAAATTGATTCGCGATCACCTCGGTGCCACCCAAAACCAGCTGAATCAAATCATTCCAGGCTATGCGGTCGCGGGTGAACGGCTCCTCAGCGGAGGAACTTCTTCCATCGATGGCGTTCCTATCTTTGGCGAATTGCCTATCATCTAG
- a CDS encoding tetratricopeptide repeat protein: MEPIEQLLDIGQSVICRIGDVKIATSLRIQLARKYHRAGLRAQAVRALSEAREFIPLVRENFLRACFLCDIAREFLWMEFKQEALEMLRSAHSAADQIVEQPLRAIYLGEVAYLYHQTEQEQLAREILFRMIAQAEMEEMPVFAYGYLERANFGFIRMGWEEEAWSVMARNQAFPFFSELEMGTCRAYIETGMKNKALEIAHRMALERQNSLLSVISLAGMFLESGDADGALEIASKCRDKATNARDAELKMIASCKLALVYFLLGNEYVAQELLFSASQSFSREVAGPKADKLLQTLAESFAKIDLFRTALATANRIVGSDLRQTALENILIARLEAGAVGDCLHMIHSIGNGRERSVFVGLLTSGYKERSVNETVGLVEALKER; the protein is encoded by the coding sequence ATGGAGCCAATCGAACAGCTTTTGGACATCGGGCAATCGGTCATCTGCCGAATAGGTGATGTCAAGATCGCAACGTCGTTACGAATTCAGCTGGCCAGGAAATATCATCGGGCCGGTTTAAGGGCACAGGCTGTCAGAGCCTTGAGCGAGGCCAGGGAATTCATTCCGCTTGTCCGGGAGAATTTCCTGCGAGCCTGTTTCCTGTGTGATATTGCCAGGGAGTTTTTATGGATGGAGTTTAAGCAGGAGGCGCTGGAGATGTTGCGGAGCGCTCATTCCGCTGCCGATCAAATTGTTGAGCAACCATTGAGAGCGATTTACCTGGGCGAAGTGGCTTATTTATATCACCAGACAGAGCAGGAGCAGTTGGCCAGGGAAATATTGTTCCGAATGATCGCTCAGGCGGAGATGGAGGAGATGCCAGTGTTTGCCTATGGTTATTTGGAGCGAGCCAATTTCGGGTTTATCCGCATGGGGTGGGAGGAGGAAGCCTGGTCCGTCATGGCAAGGAATCAAGCATTCCCGTTCTTTAGTGAATTGGAGATGGGGACTTGCCGGGCATACATTGAAACGGGAATGAAAAACAAAGCCCTCGAGATAGCTCATCGAATGGCACTGGAGCGCCAGAATTCCCTGCTTTCGGTTATTTCCCTGGCGGGGATGTTTTTAGAAAGTGGGGATGCCGATGGAGCGCTTGAAATCGCTTCGAAATGCCGGGACAAGGCAACCAATGCTCGAGATGCAGAATTGAAGATGATCGCGAGTTGCAAGCTTGCCCTGGTTTATTTTTTGCTTGGGAACGAGTATGTTGCCCAGGAACTTTTATTTAGTGCCTCCCAGTCCTTCTCCCGGGAAGTCGCGGGCCCCAAAGCTGACAAGTTGTTGCAAACTCTGGCGGAAAGTTTTGCAAAGATTGATCTTTTTAGAACCGCATTGGCAACGGCGAATCGCATTGTTGGAAGCGATCTCAGACAGACGGCTCTGGAAAACATTTTGATTGCGCGGCTCGAAGCGGGGGCGGTTGGTGACTGCCTGCATATGATTCATTCCATTGGCAACGGCAGGGAACGCAGCGTATTTGTGGGTTTGCTTACCAGCGGGTACAAGGAAAGGAGCGTTAATGAAACTGTGGGCCTGGTGGAGGCGCTCAAGGAGAGATGA
- a CDS encoding DUF1800 family protein: MRSKRLYAGLLLACMAIFPQMRLLSQTAPILTNVLATSNQVNLSFDPYPAAQSYTFLSTTNLSSGFTTNTNFFVAGYNFATNKLVYGAITVTNVTASYAWRLTNAPTNGFFKLLVTPMSSNAVLASIVLNRLAYGPTPDELDRVLNATNGITPQGYINEQLAPWAITETVDSVPALQNIAIKFVEATTPIYTNNASTNASLNDLRAWHVLRAVGAKRQLLEILLQFWENHFVTQYTKSVNYFDGTGLDSTTAARVATEFEYLENEKWRNALLNPQCTFYDLLRISAESPAMIIYLDTVISKGDHNNVANENYARELMELFTMGVNNGYDQTDITILSRCWTGWFVQKVDPTNTFNPLVPKASGNVNTNLGVCAFNYQTNTHNITAKTIFPAKTVPARFGAPWAGRNYQLNIPAAANYTDTNGIQEGYMVINHLANQPFTEEFISVKLCNLFVHDGFAIGYDFTDPNLSPEGQLVKSCMLTWENSSPKGQIWMVLSNIFNSDLFRGNAAAMQKVKTPLEYTVSAIRAMRVSTNGTGNPGTFASDTDGYSISGAGSAYPLVRMGNLLLFDRQDPNGYPEDAGGWISAGTLAERIRWIQTFCMASNDSSKNDSISSGNKSTSDPVGLLKYKLALQSPPGSITNEANVADYLLSIFYPGEGAGNLALYRQATINFLKTADDGVTTSPLSGLSQTGNPSLYETRIRGAVSMLLSLQRFQEQ, translated from the coding sequence ATGAGAAGCAAAAGATTATATGCGGGCCTTTTGCTGGCTTGCATGGCCATCTTCCCCCAGATGCGCCTCCTCTCCCAAACAGCACCGATTCTAACCAATGTTCTCGCCACCAGCAACCAGGTGAACTTGAGCTTTGATCCGTACCCTGCAGCCCAGTCGTACACTTTTCTCAGCACCACCAATCTGTCATCAGGTTTCACCACCAACACAAATTTCTTCGTCGCCGGTTATAACTTCGCAACCAACAAGCTCGTTTATGGCGCCATCACGGTAACGAACGTAACCGCCAGCTATGCATGGAGACTTACCAATGCTCCAACAAACGGCTTCTTTAAATTGCTGGTGACCCCGATGAGCAGCAATGCAGTTCTTGCTTCCATTGTCCTCAATCGCCTCGCCTACGGTCCCACCCCGGATGAACTGGACCGCGTCCTCAATGCAACCAATGGCATCACCCCGCAGGGCTACATTAACGAACAGCTTGCGCCTTGGGCCATAACTGAAACGGTCGATTCCGTGCCGGCGCTCCAAAATATCGCGATAAAATTTGTTGAAGCCACCACGCCAATCTACACGAACAATGCCAGCACCAACGCAAGTCTTAATGATCTCCGCGCCTGGCATGTCCTGCGTGCTGTCGGCGCGAAACGTCAACTGCTCGAAATTTTGCTTCAGTTTTGGGAAAACCACTTTGTAACCCAATATACCAAATCTGTTAATTATTTTGATGGCACTGGATTGGACAGCACCACGGCGGCCCGAGTTGCCACTGAATTTGAATACCTGGAAAATGAGAAATGGCGCAATGCCCTGCTTAATCCGCAGTGCACCTTCTACGACCTGCTCAGAATCAGCGCGGAAAGCCCGGCGATGATCATCTATCTGGATACCGTCATCAGCAAGGGCGATCACAATAATGTCGCCAATGAAAACTATGCCCGCGAACTCATGGAACTCTTCACCATGGGTGTCAACAACGGGTATGATCAAACTGACATCACCATATTGTCCCGTTGCTGGACAGGCTGGTTCGTCCAAAAGGTTGATCCAACCAACACCTTCAACCCTCTGGTGCCTAAGGCTTCCGGCAATGTAAACACGAACTTGGGTGTGTGCGCCTTCAACTACCAGACAAATACCCACAACATCACCGCCAAGACGATTTTCCCCGCCAAGACGGTTCCCGCAAGGTTTGGCGCTCCCTGGGCCGGAAGGAATTACCAACTGAATATTCCCGCTGCGGCCAATTACACGGATACCAATGGCATTCAGGAGGGCTACATGGTCATCAACCATCTTGCCAATCAGCCGTTCACCGAGGAATTCATTAGTGTCAAACTTTGCAACCTGTTCGTTCATGATGGCTTTGCCATCGGTTACGACTTCACCGACCCAAATCTTTCGCCCGAAGGTCAATTGGTAAAATCCTGCATGCTCACTTGGGAAAACAGCAGTCCCAAGGGCCAGATCTGGATGGTGTTAAGCAACATCTTCAATTCTGACCTATTCCGCGGCAACGCCGCCGCCATGCAGAAGGTCAAGACGCCTCTTGAATATACTGTCAGCGCCATCCGCGCAATGAGAGTAAGCACCAACGGCACTGGCAACCCGGGCACCTTCGCCTCCGACACGGATGGATATTCCATCAGCGGCGCTGGTTCCGCTTACCCGCTGGTACGGATGGGTAACCTCCTGCTCTTTGATCGACAGGATCCCAACGGCTATCCGGAAGATGCCGGCGGCTGGATCAGTGCCGGAACCTTGGCCGAACGTATCCGCTGGATACAGACATTTTGCATGGCCTCGAATGATTCCAGTAAAAACGACAGCATCAGCAGTGGAAACAAAAGCACCAGCGATCCCGTCGGTTTGCTCAAATACAAACTCGCCCTGCAAAGTCCTCCTGGCAGCATCACTAACGAAGCCAATGTGGCAGATTACCTGTTAAGCATTTTCTATCCCGGAGAAGGTGCCGGCAATCTGGCACTTTATCGACAGGCAACCATCAATTTTCTCAAAACGGCAGATGATGGCGTTACGACTTCTCCTCTGTCGGGTTTATCGCAAACGGGCAACCCTTCGCTTTATGAGACTCGTATTCGCGGTGCCGTATCCATGCTGTTGAGCTTGCAACGTTTCCAGGAACAATAA
- a CDS encoding Cyclin D1-binding domain-containing protein translates to MEEVSDSTPQLNLNGEWIGFYPGHFDEVIHITQMGDAVEAVKITGDDYVPAGTVTWRADLKTLIGEGQIAEHGFRNPRFIPGKLTLLNSERIIFCWENAGEVEFRRDD, encoded by the coding sequence ATGGAAGAAGTAAGCGACAGCACACCTCAGCTAAACCTAAACGGTGAATGGATCGGCTTTTACCCCGGCCATTTCGACGAAGTGATTCACATTACCCAGATGGGAGATGCGGTTGAAGCAGTGAAGATCACCGGAGACGACTACGTTCCCGCCGGCACCGTGACTTGGCGCGCCGATCTTAAGACACTCATCGGCGAGGGCCAGATCGCCGAACATGGCTTTCGCAATCCGCGATTCATCCCCGGCAAGCTCACCCTGCTCAACTCCGAACGCATTATTTTCTGTTGGGAAAATGCCGGTGAAGTCGAGTTCCGCCGGGACGATTAG
- a CDS encoding L,D-transpeptidase family protein, with protein MPRLTKHSAKSGGNSSNHLYWLLAVGLVALLGWVWWKGGSHSKNPPVANDPNSHLTRSDLTPIRHSVPTNALPKLIRASVVITQSPPMVVTRSNLVEQPLSSADLNRFPRPVQNTFELQLALAHHGISSGSADGVSGFQTKAALMAYQRQSHLPINGELDALTKTNLLLEDTPFVKYLITSNDLARLQPVATTWLGKSQQTALDYENIVELVAEKSFASPTFIRKLNPNINWTNVTPGTLVQVPNSYYPEVHSKAAFLRIHLSGKTLEAFDSETNLLVHFPCSIAKRVEKRPVGELHVAVVAPNPNYTFDPAIFPESPEAQSIGHKLVLPPGPNNPVGVAWIGLDRQGYGIHGTPKPEEVGRTESHGCFRLANWNAEYLIKLVTVGTPVYVVE; from the coding sequence GTGCCGCGCTTGACCAAACATTCTGCGAAGTCCGGAGGTAATTCCTCCAACCATTTGTATTGGCTCCTGGCCGTGGGGCTTGTCGCCCTGCTCGGCTGGGTATGGTGGAAAGGGGGAAGTCATTCAAAGAACCCTCCCGTCGCCAATGACCCAAACTCCCATTTGACCCGCTCCGATCTCACCCCGATTCGCCATTCAGTACCAACCAACGCTCTCCCCAAACTAATCCGCGCCTCCGTGGTTATTACCCAGAGTCCACCAATGGTGGTGACTCGTTCCAACCTTGTTGAGCAACCCCTCTCTTCAGCTGACCTGAACCGCTTCCCCCGCCCGGTCCAAAACACGTTCGAGCTGCAACTGGCCCTGGCGCACCACGGAATTTCTTCCGGCTCGGCGGACGGCGTATCCGGCTTTCAAACCAAGGCCGCTTTGATGGCTTACCAACGACAGTCACACCTGCCCATCAATGGAGAATTGGACGCACTGACCAAAACCAATCTCCTTCTGGAAGACACTCCCTTCGTAAAATACCTCATCACCTCCAATGATCTCGCCCGTCTGCAACCCGTCGCCACCACTTGGCTCGGTAAATCGCAGCAAACCGCCCTCGATTACGAAAACATCGTCGAACTCGTTGCCGAAAAAAGTTTTGCCAGCCCAACTTTCATTCGCAAACTGAATCCCAACATCAATTGGACAAATGTGACTCCGGGAACACTCGTTCAAGTGCCCAACTCCTATTATCCTGAAGTTCATTCCAAAGCTGCTTTCCTGCGCATTCATCTCTCCGGCAAGACGCTCGAAGCGTTCGACTCCGAAACCAATCTGCTCGTTCACTTCCCATGCAGCATTGCCAAACGCGTGGAAAAGCGCCCCGTGGGTGAACTCCATGTCGCCGTGGTCGCTCCCAATCCCAACTACACATTCGATCCCGCCATTTTTCCCGAATCACCCGAAGCGCAAAGCATCGGTCACAAACTTGTCCTGCCTCCCGGCCCCAACAATCCCGTTGGCGTCGCCTGGATTGGTCTTGATCGCCAAGGGTATGGAATTCACGGCACCCCCAAACCGGAGGAAGTCGGTCGCACGGAATCTCACGGCTGCTTCCGTCTCGCTAACTGGAATGCCGAATACCTCATCAAACTGGTCACCGTCGGCACCCCCGTGTACGTGGTCGAATAA